DNA sequence from the Candidatus Acidiferrales bacterium genome:
GAACACCTGCCGCGCAAAGGCCCCACACCGGAACGCCAACCAAGGCGTAGGCAAAACGCGCCCGGCCTCTCCAGAAATCCGTAAAGGGATGGACAAAAACCCAGAAAACCGGGATCGGCAATTGGGCCAGGAGAATCACATAGACTACTACCCTCAGGCCATCTTCCCAGCCCATACCTGCTCCGCCTGCCGGTTCGTTACTTTTTCATGCTCAGACCGAGCATCGCGCACCCCGGTCAATACCCGACCGCTCCTTCAATGACCGTCACAATGCCGGCAACGCCGAGCGCAATGCGAACCCAGGAATCCGGCGCGGTCGTCCAAAACCATCCGCCGGCAACGAAAGCGATTCCGATCACGATGTAGCTGATTTTTGTGAGAGGCCCCAGATTGGGTGTGAATTTCATCGCTCCTCCTCCACCCTGTCCCCGCTCGCGTTTTCATCTTAGGGCAGGCGCGATAGTCTGTAAATAGATTTCGGCCCGGGCGAGACGAGCAGCCTCCATCCGCACAAAAGAGCCGCGAAGGAGGAGCTTCCGTCCCTTCTATGAAAAAACCGTGCCGGGTTCAATGCGGGAACTTGAGCGGAAAATGCTCGTGCGTGCCTTGCTCCCGGCGCAACGGGTAGTTGAAGATTTCGCCCTGTGGAGCAAAAGGATTCTTTTCGTTGTGACACTTCAGACAGACCTCTTCGCTCGGGAGGATCAATCCGGCAGCGAGCAGATCAGCTCGTTTGTACGATTTGTTTTGGAGGCTCATCAAATGGGGCGTCAGGTAGCCTTCACCGGCGCCGTGACAGACTTCGCACTGCACCCCGGCCATCTTTGGAGTTTCTTCCAGGCTGACGAAGCCGCCCGGCTCTCCGAATCCGGTGGTGTGACAGGGCAGGCAGGTTGGGTCACGCGAGTAGTCTATGTCCGGATCGAATCCGCGGGCGCGTTTTGCTCCCGAACGCACGCCGGGCGTCAACAATTCAAAGGCGCGAGCCATCTTGGTTTGCTCCCACGACTTTGCTTGCGGCAAATGGCAAACGCGGCAACGACTGACGCCAACGTATTTGTTCGCGGGTCTTGCTGGAGGCGC
Encoded proteins:
- a CDS encoding cytochrome c family protein; this translates as MQLKFAAGNTGGDGHPGENVAGGFVECAGAILDRPGARPQLDLSRVPRGGLVLRVVVSINGKQRTGLFSDFSFLISALILSALGLAAPPARPANKYVGVSRCRVCHLPQAKSWEQTKMARAFELLTPGVRSGAKRARGFDPDIDYSRDPTCLPCHTTGFGEPGGFVSLEETPKMAGVQCEVCHGAGEGYLTPHLMSLQNKSYKRADLLAAGLILPSEEVCLKCHNEKNPFAPQGEIFNYPLRREQGTHEHFPLKFPH